The Parashewanella spongiae genome has a window encoding:
- the ltrA gene encoding group II intron reverse transcriptase/maturase, translating into MTIRSLFVLEWTTSPVKRVEILKDNGKTRKLGIPIISDRIVQMAMTIVMQPVYEPHLHEHSYGYRPCRSAQQAVKVIEMSLKQGYQHVLDADLSAYFDTIPHAKLMAKIERRISDSSFLSLLKSFIKAPISVETVNRKWRIEASRCGTPQGGVISPLLANIYLNDFCLKIHEKTPCKIVTYADDFVVLHKQTYTQEQLDWITQQLSDEGLKLNQSKTHCVDMGKLMNEFDFLGFNFQRITGLIKGTSYIKIQASKKSQTKLKNKIRDIVKHRTSNTLGVLINKVNQVLRGWKHYFGEIGYPRGVFFRINGFVVNRFYRWHRRLSQRRSKYLSRGAYEKLRQAGLEYLPTTR; encoded by the coding sequence ATAACCATTCGGTCATTATTTGTTCTTGAATGGACTACTAGCCCAGTCAAACGAGTAGAAATACTCAAAGACAACGGCAAAACGCGGAAACTTGGGATCCCGATAATCAGTGACAGAATTGTGCAAATGGCGATGACAATAGTGATGCAACCCGTCTACGAACCTCATTTACATGAACACAGTTATGGTTATCGTCCATGTCGAAGCGCCCAGCAAGCGGTTAAAGTCATTGAAATGAGCCTAAAACAAGGCTACCAGCACGTACTCGATGCTGACTTGAGTGCCTATTTCGATACCATCCCGCACGCTAAGTTGATGGCAAAAATAGAAAGGCGAATAAGCGACAGCAGCTTTCTGAGTTTGCTGAAAAGCTTTATCAAAGCGCCCATCAGCGTAGAGACGGTCAACAGAAAATGGCGAATAGAAGCAAGCCGATGTGGCACTCCGCAAGGCGGAGTTATCTCTCCACTACTGGCTAACATCTATCTCAACGATTTCTGTTTGAAAATACACGAAAAAACACCGTGTAAAATCGTTACCTATGCAGATGATTTTGTTGTACTCCATAAGCAAACCTACACACAAGAGCAACTGGACTGGATAACACAGCAATTAAGTGATGAAGGTCTGAAGCTAAATCAAAGTAAAACCCACTGTGTGGATATGGGAAAGCTGATGAATGAGTTTGATTTCCTCGGTTTTAACTTTCAACGGATCACAGGCCTCATCAAAGGCACCAGTTACATCAAGATACAGGCGTCTAAGAAGAGCCAAACAAAGCTGAAAAATAAAATCAGAGACATAGTGAAACACCGAACCTCAAATACACTTGGCGTACTGATAAATAAGGTTAATCAAGTTCTGAGGGGATGGAAACACTATTTTGGTGAGATAGGTTATCCCAGAGGTGTATTTTTCAGAATAAATGGATTTGTAGTAAACCGGTTCTATCGCTGGCATCGTCGCTTAAGTCAACGTCGAAGCAAGTATCTATCACGAGGTGCTTACGAAAAATTACGCCAAGCTGGTC